Proteins encoded in a region of the Schistocerca serialis cubense isolate TAMUIC-IGC-003099 chromosome 6, iqSchSeri2.2, whole genome shotgun sequence genome:
- the LOC126484684 gene encoding uncharacterized protein LOC126484684 has protein sequence MQRVLGETSPYCQIDGSVLTEHFKKIYGKSDFSLSDAPAAVPDFAATTPPDVSEEVLLPITPSEVQQRLQKASNTAPGADGVTYSDLRREDPGCHVLAKIFSRCWKERKTPVQWKISTTVLIHKKGDVSDVTNWRPLALSSTISKLFAAIVADRTSLWAERLNLLSPEQKGFRTFEGCYEHNFIVQTAIDDARRRGGQACFAWLDLANAFGSVPHAHLLGVLSRMGLPEQLHHLIADMYDGCSTRVRTSDGLTEEIEIQAGVKQGCPLSPIVFNLALEPVLRAATSLRNECGIPLSGVSVSALAYADDIVLLARDSEAMQTLLNVVGEAATWAGLTFKPSKCATLHIRRRQTLGSVFALQGGEPAVLGAGDAYLHLGVPTGYKVTQTPTDAIAAIRRDLQHLDASLLAPWQKIDAVRVFLLPRLDFVMRGGAVRKGPLSALDKAVKAAVKSWLFLPQRASTEQLYLALGEGGCGLTPLADAADISTIVHGFRMLHCDDATVRDIAWATLTTAARRRLGREPSRSDLATYLSGSTEGDLARDGGDIQSLWTRVRNATRRLAPRGVTWRWSELLCELQVEVGGRPAIADDAEHGGIGGVTQPATEGTAPGTTRHLEDGGDGPQHDDDSVGRIANTGVEHVRVGGGAKRLLSRTLRECLRQRLRHILLRKPDQGKVFECTRESTASNHFIAGGKYTRFADWRFIHRARLGVVPLNGCRRFDGRANNNKACRRCGHNNETLPHVINACMVHSAALQYRHNAVLNRLATAVAGRPRRGNTAVPDIRINQTVIGDSSGLRPDLVITDEAAKSVTIVDVTIPFENRRIALDNARQLKKIKYADVARGLAARGYSVTVDALVVGSLGAWDRQNDAVLRHLGIASRYCQLMRRLMVSDTIKWSRDIYVEHITGHRQYVSP, from the coding sequence atgcagcgtgtccttggcgagacgtcaccgtactgccaaatcgatggcagcgtgctcacggagcactttaAAAAGATCTATGGTAAATCTGACTTCTCTctttcagatgcaccagctgctgtcccggactttgccgccaccacgcctcctgatgtcagcgaggaggtcctgctgccgatcacaccttcagaggtgcaacagcggctccagaaggcgagcaatactgctcctggggcagacggagtcacctactcggacttgcgacgtgaggatcctggctgccacgtgctagctaagatcttctcgcgctgctggaaagagcggaagactccggtgcagtggaaaatatccactaccgtcctcatccacaagaaaggggacgtctcggacgtgacaaactggcggcctttagcattgagctctaccatctctaagctctttgctgcaatcgttgcggaccgcacttctctctgggcagagcggttgaacctgctctccccagaacagaagggcttccgcacgtttgaaggctgctacgagcacaacttcattgtgcagacggcaattgacgatgcaaggcgcaggggaggccaagcatgctttgcttggcttgatctggcgaatgctttcggctcagtgcctcacgctcacctccttggagtactgagcaggatgggactaccagagcaattgcatcatctaattgccgacatgtacgatggttgctccacccgcgtccgtacatctgacggactaacggaggagatagagatccaggcaggggtcaagcagggctgtccactgtcgcccatcgtctttaatctcgcgctcgagccggtacttcgcgccgcaacctcactcagaaatgagtgtggtattccgcttagcggcgtcagtgtgagtgcactggcgtatgcggacgatatcgtgcttctggcgcgggattcagaggcgatgcagacgctcctcaatgttgtgggtgaggcggcgacgtgggccgggcttaccttcaagccgtcgaagtgtgccacgcttcacatccgccgtcggcagacactaggctcggtattcgccctgcaagggggagaaccagccgtgctcggtgcgggtgacgcctacctccatcttggcgtccccaccgggtacaaagtcacgcagacgccaacggatgcgatcgcggcaattcgacgcgacttgcagcacctggacgcttccctgctggctccctggcagaagattgacgctgtgcgtgtctttctcctccccaggcttgactttgtcatgcggggcggtgcggtacgcaaggggccgctatctgcactcgacaaggcagtgaaagcggctgtcaaatcatggctgttcctcccacagcgtgcgtccaccgaacagctgtacctcgcgctgggagagggaggatgcggcctgacgccgctcgcggacgctgcggacatctcgacgatcgtccacggcttccgcatgctgcactgcgacgacgccaccgtccgcgacatcgcctgggccacactaactacggccgcgcgccgccgactggggagggagccgagtcgttccgacttggccacctaccttagcggcagcactgagggtgacctcgcacgcgacggaggtgacatccagtcactgtggacgcgcgtcaggaacgccacaaggcgcctagcgccgcgtggcgtcacctggcgctggagtgaactgctttgtgagttgcaggtggaggtcggcggccgacccgccatcgctgacgacgcggaacacggcggcatcggaggggtgacgcagccggccacggaggggacggcgcctgggactacacgacacctcgaagatggcggcgatggaccgcagcacgatgatgacagcgtgggacgcatcgccaacactggcgtcgagcatgtccgggtgggagggggcgccaaacgtcttctctcgcggacgctccgcgagtgtctgaggcagcgcctgcgccacatcctactcaggaaaccggaccaggggaaggtgttcgagtgcaccagggagtccacagcgtccaaccacttcatagcgggaggcaaatacacccgcttcgcagactggcgctttatccatcgcgccaggctcggagtcgtgcctctgaacggttgtcgccgctttgatgggcgggcaaacaacaacaaagcctgccgacgctgtggccacaacaacgagacgctcccgcacgtgattaacgcgtgcatggtgcactcagcagccctgcagtatcgccacaacgcggtcctcaaccgcctcgcgacagcagtcgctgggcggccaaggagaggaaacactgctgttcctgacatcaggatcaaccaaaccgtcataggggacagcagtgggctgcgtccggacctcgtaataaccGACGAGGCCGCGAAGTctgtgaccatcgtcgatgtgacgaTCCCCTTTGAAaataggcggattgcgctcgacaacgctcggcaactgaagaagataaagtacgccgacgttgcgcgcggattagccgctcgcggctattctgtcactgtcgacgccctggttgtcggcagtctgggggcgtgggaccgccagaacgatgcagtgcttcggcacctaggcatcgctagccgctactgccaactgatgcggcggctgatggtgtctgacaccatcaagtggtcccgcgacatttacgtggaacacattactggccaccgccagtatgtgtccccctag